A single window of Emcibacter nanhaiensis DNA harbors:
- the bioF gene encoding 8-amino-7-oxononanoate synthase, translating to MKSLDKFVSAKLETLDRSGLRRQLVTTRRLDDGHARRDGQELISFCCNDYLNLSQHPDVKKAAIQAIEDYGAGSGASRLITGNHPLLGELEGRLARLKGTEAALVFSSGYMANIGIIPSLLGPEDVIFADQFIHNCLVAGSQLSGARLIYFNHNDLDHLTDLLHANRADHRHAMILTDGVFSMDGDLAPLPELGEIARQHDCWLMSDDAHGVGVIGDGGRGSSFCFDRKPDIPLQMGTLSKAIGSFGGYLCASQAVIDFMKTRARSLIYTTALPPASVAAAIRALDVIENEREYCARPMYNARLFARELGLPEPQSPIVPIITGDSARTMQLAARLEDLGFLVTGIRPPTVPEGAARLRVTFSVAHKEEEVRALAKALADIGALSPEGSEE from the coding sequence ATGAAGTCGCTGGATAAATTTGTTTCCGCCAAACTTGAAACGCTGGACCGGTCCGGCCTGCGCCGACAACTTGTGACCACCCGTCGCCTCGATGACGGCCATGCCCGGCGCGACGGGCAAGAGCTGATTTCTTTCTGCTGCAACGATTATCTCAACCTTAGTCAGCACCCGGACGTGAAAAAGGCAGCCATCCAGGCCATCGAGGACTATGGTGCCGGGTCCGGCGCCTCACGCCTGATCACCGGCAATCATCCGCTGCTCGGGGAACTGGAAGGACGGCTCGCCCGCTTGAAAGGAACAGAGGCCGCCCTGGTGTTCAGTTCCGGATATATGGCCAACATCGGCATTATTCCCAGCCTGCTGGGGCCGGAGGATGTGATCTTCGCCGACCAGTTCATACACAATTGCCTGGTGGCGGGCAGCCAGCTGAGCGGGGCCAGGCTGATCTACTTCAACCATAATGACCTTGATCATCTGACCGACCTGCTGCATGCCAATCGGGCGGACCATCGCCATGCCATGATCCTGACGGACGGCGTCTTCAGCATGGACGGCGATCTGGCGCCGCTGCCGGAACTGGGAGAGATCGCCCGCCAGCACGACTGCTGGCTGATGTCCGACGACGCCCATGGCGTCGGTGTTATCGGCGACGGAGGACGTGGCAGCAGTTTCTGTTTTGACCGAAAACCGGACATTCCCCTGCAAATGGGCACCCTGTCCAAGGCAATCGGCAGTTTCGGCGGCTATCTCTGCGCCAGCCAGGCCGTGATTGACTTTATGAAAACCCGGGCGCGCAGCCTGATCTACACCACGGCCCTGCCGCCGGCCAGCGTCGCCGCCGCCATCCGGGCCCTGGATGTCATTGAAAATGAGCGCGAATATTGTGCCCGGCCCATGTATAATGCCCGCCTGTTTGCCCGGGAACTGGGGCTGCCCGAACCGCAGAGCCCGATTGTGCCCATTATTACAGGCGACAGCGCCAGAACCATGCAGCTTGCCGCCAGGCTGGAAGACCTGGGTTTTCTGGTCACCGGCATCCGGCCACCGACAGTGCCCGAGGGGGCGGCGCGCCTGCGCGTCACCTTCAGCGTGGCCCATAAGGAGGAAGAGGTCCGCGCCCTGGCGAAAGCCCTTGCCGATATTGGCGCCTTGTCACCTGAAGGATCCGAGGAATGA